In a single window of the Bradyrhizobium sp. ORS 285 genome:
- a CDS encoding ABC transporter ATP-binding protein, with the protein MTYALETRDLDKHFGGLHVTRNLSLQIVPGARHALIGPNGAGKTTVINQLTGVLEPSSGRILLEGQDITDLPVHKRVLRGLSRTFQINQLYPDLTPLETIGLAVSERLGGGGNWWRRMGTRDDINAEIADTLERFRLLDVMNDRTSTLPYGKQRLLEIAVAIAAKPRVLLLDEPAAGVPEGERKDILAAVAALPRDVTVLLIEHDMDLVFSFADRISVLVSGALLVEGTPDEVARDPQVKAVYLGEAA; encoded by the coding sequence ATGACCTACGCCTTGGAAACCCGCGACCTCGACAAGCATTTCGGCGGCCTCCACGTCACCCGCAATCTCTCTCTTCAGATCGTGCCAGGTGCGCGGCACGCGCTGATCGGCCCGAACGGCGCCGGCAAGACCACGGTCATCAATCAGCTCACCGGCGTGCTGGAGCCGAGCTCCGGCCGCATCCTGCTCGAAGGCCAGGACATCACCGATCTGCCCGTGCACAAGCGCGTGCTGCGCGGCCTGTCGCGCACCTTCCAGATCAACCAGCTCTATCCGGATCTGACGCCGCTCGAGACGATTGGTCTGGCTGTGTCGGAGCGGCTCGGCGGCGGTGGCAATTGGTGGCGGCGCATGGGCACGCGCGACGACATCAACGCCGAGATCGCCGACACCCTGGAGCGCTTCCGGTTGCTCGACGTCATGAACGACCGCACCTCGACGCTCCCTTACGGCAAGCAGCGCCTCCTGGAGATCGCGGTCGCGATCGCCGCCAAGCCGCGCGTGCTGCTGCTCGACGAGCCCGCCGCGGGCGTGCCCGAGGGCGAGCGCAAGGACATCCTTGCCGCCGTCGCCGCGCTGCCGCGCGACGTCACGGTGCTCCTGATCGAGCACGACATGGATCTCGTCTTCTCCTTCGCCGACCGCATCTCGGTCCTGGTCTCCGGTGCGCTTCTGGTCGAGGGCACACCTGACGAGGTCGCGCGCGATCCGCAGGTCAAGGCCGTCTATCTCGGCGAGGCTGCGTGA
- a CDS encoding DUF2147 domain-containing protein has protein sequence MIGRFILGLILGLGFSLALAASPALADDVTGVWLRETGASKVKFAPCGGAICGTLVWIKEGTDTPAKVGQRLFSGMKPTGPNAWAGSYSNPDDGKTYDAKMTLSGGTLTTAGCAFGGAICRSSTWTRAN, from the coding sequence ATGATCGGTCGTTTCATCCTCGGACTCATCCTTGGACTTGGTTTTTCGCTCGCGCTTGCCGCGAGCCCGGCGCTGGCTGACGACGTCACCGGCGTCTGGCTGCGCGAGACCGGTGCGTCCAAGGTCAAGTTCGCGCCCTGCGGCGGCGCCATCTGCGGCACGCTGGTCTGGATCAAGGAGGGCACCGATACGCCCGCCAAGGTCGGCCAGCGGCTGTTCTCCGGCATGAAGCCGACCGGGCCCAACGCCTGGGCCGGCAGCTACAGCAATCCCGACGACGGCAAGACCTATGATGCCAAGATGACGCTCTCCGGCGGCACGCTGACGACCGCGGGCTGCGCCTTTGGCGGCGCGATCTGCCGGTCCTCGACCTGGACGCGCGCAAATTAG
- a CDS encoding SGNH/GDSL hydrolase family protein → MAAKTQARLGFVLFAVIAAAAATFVLARRSAAPSGGDHRTVRQLVVHYNLLSRPGDPIIVLGDSIVEAATLPASACGHPIVNAGLAGAGTRSDLAGWLKPALGPKQPFAIIVSLGVNDALTAKPDSSDVFAGRYEALLRELAKLSTRLSIIEFPPVEVRGPFTAAMEKIATASITGYRAALPDLAKRNGATFVPLPPIESPFTLEGIHLNAAGYRSWDQAIQQAIELACR, encoded by the coding sequence ATGGCAGCGAAGACGCAGGCGCGGCTGGGGTTCGTGCTGTTTGCGGTGATTGCCGCAGCAGCCGCGACGTTCGTGCTCGCGCGCCGCTCCGCGGCGCCGTCCGGCGGTGATCACCGCACCGTCCGCCAGCTTGTCGTCCACTACAACCTGCTGTCGCGCCCGGGTGACCCGATCATCGTGCTCGGCGACAGCATCGTCGAGGCCGCGACATTGCCCGCCAGCGCCTGCGGGCATCCTATCGTCAACGCCGGGCTTGCCGGCGCCGGCACCCGCAGCGACCTCGCCGGCTGGCTGAAGCCGGCGCTGGGACCGAAGCAGCCGTTCGCCATCATCGTCTCACTCGGCGTCAACGACGCGCTGACGGCCAAGCCCGACTCCAGCGACGTCTTTGCCGGGCGCTACGAGGCGCTGCTGCGCGAATTGGCGAAACTCAGCACGCGCCTCTCCATCATCGAGTTTCCTCCGGTCGAAGTGCGCGGTCCGTTCACGGCGGCCATGGAGAAGATCGCCACTGCAAGCATCACCGGCTATCGCGCCGCGCTGCCGGATCTCGCGAAGCGCAACGGCGCGACCTTCGTGCCCCTGCCGCCGATCGAGTCCCCGTTCACGCTCGAAGGCATCCATCTCAATGCCGCCGGCTATCGCTCCTGGGACCAGGCGATCCAGCAGGCCATCGAGCTCGCCTGCCGCTGA
- a CDS encoding ABC transporter substrate-binding protein: MLAGAAAALAVGPAYAEDAFKIGLIVPMTGGQASTGKQIDNAIKLYMQQNGDTVAGKKIQVILKDDAALPDNTKRLAQELIVNDKVNVIAGFGVTPAAFAAAPLATQGKIPEVVMAAGTSVITEKSPYIVRTSFTLPQSSTIIGDWAVKNGIKKVATLTSDYAPGNDALASFKERFTAGGGEIVEEVKVPLQNPDFAPFLQRMKDSKPDAMFVFVPAGQGGNFMKQYAERGLDKSGIKVIGPGDVTDDDLLNDMGDAVLGAVTAHIYSAAHPSEKNKAFVAAYKKAYNSRPGFMAVGGYDGIHLIYEALKKSGGKTDGDSLLAAMKGMAWESPRGPISIDPETRDIVQNVYIRKVEKVDGELYNVEFQTFDAVKDPGKAKK; this comes from the coding sequence ATGTTGGCCGGCGCGGCTGCCGCGCTCGCCGTTGGTCCGGCTTACGCCGAAGATGCGTTCAAGATCGGCCTGATCGTGCCGATGACCGGCGGCCAGGCGTCGACCGGCAAGCAGATCGACAACGCGATCAAGCTGTACATGCAGCAGAACGGCGATACCGTCGCCGGCAAGAAGATCCAGGTCATCCTGAAGGACGACGCCGCGCTGCCGGACAACACCAAGCGGCTGGCGCAGGAACTGATCGTCAACGACAAGGTCAACGTCATCGCCGGCTTCGGCGTGACCCCGGCCGCTTTTGCCGCCGCCCCGCTCGCCACCCAGGGCAAGATCCCGGAGGTCGTGATGGCCGCGGGCACGTCCGTCATCACCGAGAAGTCGCCCTACATCGTCCGCACCAGCTTCACCCTGCCGCAGTCCTCGACCATCATCGGCGACTGGGCGGTCAAGAACGGCATCAAGAAGGTCGCGACCCTGACCTCGGACTACGCGCCCGGCAATGACGCGCTGGCGTCGTTCAAGGAGCGCTTCACCGCCGGCGGCGGCGAGATCGTCGAGGAAGTGAAGGTCCCGCTGCAGAACCCGGACTTCGCGCCGTTCCTGCAGCGCATGAAGGATTCCAAGCCGGATGCGATGTTCGTGTTCGTGCCGGCCGGCCAGGGCGGCAACTTCATGAAGCAATATGCCGAGCGCGGCCTCGACAAGAGCGGCATCAAGGTCATCGGGCCGGGTGACGTGACCGACGACGACCTGCTCAACGACATGGGCGATGCCGTGCTCGGCGCGGTGACGGCGCACATCTATTCGGCGGCGCATCCGTCCGAGAAGAACAAGGCGTTCGTTGCGGCCTACAAGAAGGCCTACAACAGCCGTCCGGGCTTCATGGCGGTCGGCGGCTATGACGGCATCCACCTGATCTACGAGGCGCTGAAGAAGAGCGGCGGCAAGACCGACGGCGATTCGCTGCTCGCGGCGATGAAGGGCATGGCCTGGGAGAGCCCGCGCGGCCCGATCTCGATCGATCCGGAGACGCGCGACATCGTCCAGAACGTCTACATCCGTAAGGTCGAGAAGGTCGACGGCGAGCTCTACAATGTGGAGTTCCAAACCTTCGACGCCGTGAAGGATCCGGGCAAGGCGAAGAAGTGA
- a CDS encoding ABC transporter ATP-binding protein translates to MTDLLSIENLRAGYGQAIVLPNMSLSLPEGQVLALLGRNGTGKTTLINSIVGVTRRFSGKLALGGTDITSLRADQRARAGIGWVPQERNIFRSLTVEENMTAVAQPGPWTVERVYQMFPRLKERRNNFGNQLSGGEQQMLAIGRALTLNPKVLLLDEPTEGLAPIIVEELLAAIGTISRAGGLCSIIVEQHAQKLLALADRVVILERGTIVHDAPSSALKADPAPLERHLGVASAAAH, encoded by the coding sequence ATGACCGATCTGCTCTCAATCGAGAATCTACGCGCCGGCTATGGCCAGGCGATCGTGCTGCCGAACATGTCGCTGTCGCTGCCGGAGGGGCAGGTGCTGGCGCTGCTCGGCCGCAACGGCACCGGCAAGACCACCTTGATCAACTCCATCGTCGGCGTCACCCGTCGCTTTTCCGGCAAGCTCGCGCTCGGCGGCACCGACATCACCTCGTTGCGTGCCGACCAGCGCGCCCGCGCCGGCATCGGCTGGGTGCCGCAGGAGCGCAACATCTTCCGCTCGCTGACGGTGGAGGAGAACATGACTGCGGTGGCGCAGCCGGGGCCATGGACGGTGGAGCGTGTCTACCAGATGTTTCCGCGGCTCAAGGAGCGGCGCAACAATTTCGGCAACCAGCTCTCCGGCGGCGAGCAGCAGATGCTGGCGATCGGCCGCGCCCTGACGCTGAACCCGAAGGTGCTGTTGTTGGATGAGCCGACCGAGGGCCTGGCACCGATCATCGTCGAGGAACTGCTTGCTGCGATCGGTACCATCAGCCGCGCCGGAGGGCTGTGCTCTATCATCGTCGAGCAGCATGCCCAGAAGCTGCTCGCGCTGGCCGACCGTGTCGTGATTCTGGAGCGCGGCACCATCGTGCACGACGCGCCATCAAGCGCGCTGAAGGCCGATCCCGCGCCGCTTGAGCGGCATCTCGGGGTGGCCAGCGCTGCGGCGCACTGA
- a CDS encoding cobalamin-independent methionine synthase II family protein produces the protein MQRTKPPFRADEVGSLLRPQKIKEARAKLEKGEISAADLAKIEDMEIEKVVHRQASTGLKLATDGEFRRSWWHFDFLAKLTGCELFHPDAGIQFTGVQTRHDAVRVIGKLDFPDDHPMLDHFRFLKKHADTAHVTAKMTIPSPAVLHFRGGRKSISKEVYPDLDAFYEDLGKTYRKAVKAFYDAGCRYLQFDDTVWAYLCSQDELQKARERGDNPDGLQQIYSRIINYAIAERPADMTISTHVCRGNFRSTWISSGGYEPVAETMLANTNYDGYFLEYDSERAGGFEPLRFLPKGNKVVVVGLVTSKVGELEKKDDIKRRMEEASKFAPLDQLALSPQCGFASTEEGNILSEEEQWAKLRLCVELAEEIWGK, from the coding sequence ATGCAACGCACCAAGCCTCCCTTCCGCGCCGACGAAGTCGGCAGCCTCTTGCGCCCGCAGAAGATCAAGGAAGCCCGCGCCAAGCTCGAGAAGGGCGAGATCTCCGCGGCCGACCTCGCCAAGATCGAGGACATGGAGATCGAGAAGGTCGTGCACCGCCAGGCCTCGACCGGCCTGAAGCTCGCGACCGACGGCGAGTTTCGCCGCTCCTGGTGGCATTTCGACTTTCTCGCCAAGCTGACCGGCTGCGAGCTGTTTCACCCCGACGCCGGCATCCAGTTCACGGGCGTGCAGACCCGTCACGACGCGGTGCGCGTGATCGGCAAGCTCGACTTCCCCGACGATCATCCGATGCTCGACCACTTCCGCTTCCTGAAGAAGCATGCCGATACGGCGCATGTGACGGCGAAGATGACGATCCCGTCGCCGGCCGTGCTGCACTTCCGCGGCGGCCGCAAGTCGATCTCCAAGGAGGTCTATCCCGATCTCGACGCCTTCTACGAGGATCTCGGCAAGACCTACCGCAAGGCCGTGAAGGCGTTCTATGACGCCGGCTGCCGCTATCTGCAGTTCGACGACACCGTCTGGGCCTATCTCTGCTCGCAGGACGAGTTGCAGAAGGCGCGGGAGCGTGGTGACAATCCGGATGGCCTGCAGCAGATCTATTCGCGCATCATCAACTATGCGATCGCCGAGCGTCCCGCCGACATGACGATCTCGACCCACGTCTGCCGCGGCAATTTCCGTTCGACCTGGATCTCCTCGGGCGGCTACGAGCCGGTGGCCGAGACCATGCTCGCCAACACCAACTATGACGGCTACTTCCTGGAGTACGACAGCGAACGTGCCGGCGGCTTCGAGCCGCTGCGCTTCCTGCCGAAGGGCAACAAGGTCGTCGTCGTCGGTCTCGTCACCTCGAAGGTCGGCGAGCTCGAGAAGAAGGACGACATCAAGCGCCGCATGGAAGAGGCCTCGAAGTTCGCTCCCCTCGACCAGCTCGCGCTGTCCCCGCAATGCGGCTTCGCCTCGACCGAGGAAGGCAACATCCTGAGCGAGGAAGAGCAGTGGGCCAAGCTGCGCCTCTGCGTCGAGCTCGCCGAGGAAATCTGGGGCAAGTAG
- a CDS encoding branched-chain amino acid ABC transporter permease, giving the protein MTSILTNLFDGVAYGMLLFVLACGLAVTLGLMNFVNLAHGAFAMAGGYVCAVLVNRIGWPFFAALPLAFVASALIGALLERTLYQHLYARSHLDQVLFSIGLVFMMVATVDYIMGSSRIFIKLPAVLQGQFDIVGVGIGRYRLMIIVICGLLTVGLQLVLSKTRFGSRLRAAVDDPRAASGLGINVPQVFAFTFAFGCGLAGLGGALSAEILGLDPYFPLKFMIYFLIVVTVGGSSSITGPFLASLLLGIGDVAGKYYVPKLGPFVIYTIMIVILIWRPNGLFGRTATR; this is encoded by the coding sequence ATGACCTCCATCCTCACCAACCTGTTCGACGGCGTCGCCTACGGCATGCTGCTGTTCGTGCTGGCCTGCGGGCTCGCCGTGACGCTCGGCCTGATGAACTTCGTCAACCTGGCGCATGGCGCTTTCGCCATGGCCGGCGGCTATGTCTGCGCCGTGCTCGTCAACCGCATCGGCTGGCCGTTCTTCGCCGCTCTGCCGCTCGCCTTCGTCGCCAGTGCGCTGATCGGCGCACTGCTGGAGCGGACGCTCTACCAACACCTCTACGCCCGCAGCCATCTCGACCAGGTGCTGTTCTCGATCGGCCTGGTGTTCATGATGGTCGCGACCGTCGACTACATCATGGGCTCGTCGCGCATCTTCATCAAACTGCCGGCGGTGCTGCAGGGCCAGTTCGACATCGTCGGCGTCGGCATCGGCCGCTACCGGCTGATGATCATCGTGATCTGCGGCCTGCTCACGGTGGGGCTGCAGCTCGTGCTGTCCAAGACCCGGTTCGGCAGCCGGCTGCGCGCGGCGGTGGATGATCCTCGCGCGGCCAGCGGCCTTGGCATCAACGTGCCGCAGGTGTTCGCCTTCACCTTCGCCTTCGGCTGCGGGCTTGCCGGGCTCGGCGGCGCCTTGAGCGCCGAGATCCTCGGCCTCGATCCGTATTTTCCGCTGAAGTTCATGATCTACTTCCTGATCGTGGTCACCGTCGGCGGCTCGTCCTCGATCACCGGGCCGTTCCTGGCCTCGCTGCTGCTCGGCATCGGCGACGTCGCCGGCAAGTACTACGTGCCCAAGCTCGGCCCCTTCGTCATCTACACCATCATGATCGTGATCCTGATCTGGCGCCCGAACGGCCTGTTCGGTCGCACGGCGACGCGGTGA
- a CDS encoding branched-chain amino acid ABC transporter permease, whose product MTTNAQTEVGFHARQHGRWHWSEFAFWIVVLAVGLAFPSRYLIMTEILRLALFALSLDLILGYAGIVSLGHAAFFGVGAYCAGLLSVHGIINEPVLALIVAGLAATVLGFATSFLVIRGVHLTRLMVTLGIALLMEALAERFSNITGGTDGLQGIDIQPIFGVFAFDMFGKTGFFYALAVLFVLFLLARMIVNSPFGLSLRAIKNNPLRAAAVGIPVNKRLIAIYTVAAFYAGVAGALFTQTTALASLDVFSFERSADLVLMLVIGGSGYLYGGLIGAAVFRMLQELFQWITPQYWMFWIGLVLVVIVLVGRHRIHAYALWLPNLILRQIAGRKAAVALTDNEAP is encoded by the coding sequence ATGACCACGAACGCACAAACCGAGGTCGGCTTTCACGCCCGGCAGCACGGCCGCTGGCACTGGAGCGAGTTCGCCTTCTGGATCGTCGTGCTGGCGGTCGGGCTCGCCTTTCCGTCGCGCTACTTGATCATGACCGAGATCCTGCGGCTGGCGCTGTTCGCGCTGTCGCTCGACCTGATCCTCGGCTACGCCGGCATCGTCTCGCTCGGCCACGCCGCCTTCTTCGGTGTCGGCGCCTATTGCGCCGGGCTGCTGTCGGTGCACGGGATCATCAACGAGCCGGTGCTGGCATTGATCGTCGCGGGCCTTGCCGCCACCGTGCTCGGCTTCGCCACCAGCTTCCTCGTCATCCGCGGCGTCCACCTGACGCGGCTGATGGTGACGCTCGGCATTGCGCTCCTGATGGAAGCGCTCGCCGAGCGCTTCTCGAACATCACCGGCGGCACCGACGGTCTGCAAGGCATCGACATCCAGCCGATCTTCGGCGTGTTCGCCTTCGACATGTTCGGCAAGACCGGCTTCTTCTACGCACTCGCCGTGCTGTTCGTGCTGTTCCTGCTGGCGCGAATGATTGTGAATTCGCCGTTCGGCCTGTCGCTGCGCGCCATCAAGAACAACCCGCTGCGGGCGGCCGCCGTCGGCATTCCCGTCAACAAGCGCCTGATTGCGATCTACACCGTCGCGGCGTTCTACGCGGGTGTTGCCGGCGCGCTGTTCACGCAGACCACGGCGCTCGCCTCGCTCGACGTGTTCTCGTTCGAGCGCTCGGCCGATCTCGTGCTGATGCTGGTCATCGGCGGCTCCGGCTATCTCTATGGCGGCCTGATCGGCGCCGCCGTGTTCCGGATGCTGCAGGAGCTGTTCCAGTGGATCACGCCGCAATACTGGATGTTCTGGATCGGCCTTGTGCTGGTCGTGATCGTGCTGGTCGGCCGCCATCGCATCCACGCTTACGCGCTGTGGCTGCCCAATCTGATTCTCCGGCAGATCGCCGGCCGCAAGGCCGCGGTGGCCCTCACCGATAACGAGGCGCCATGA
- the purU gene encoding formyltetrahydrofolate deformylase, producing the protein MSDHQYVLTLSCPDRPGIVSAVSTFLAHNGQNILDAQQFGDFETGHFFMRVVFTAADLAVNLPALQTGFAAIAERFSMDWQMRDRAGQRRVMLLVSKFDHCLVDILYRWRTRDLSMIPTAIVSNHPRETYAGLDFGDIPFHHMPVTKDTKRDQEQAILKLVEETKTDLVVLARYMQILSDEMSASLSGRCINIHHSFLPGFKGAKPYHQAYERGVKLIGATAHYVTRDLDEGPIIDQDVERISHRDTPEDLVRKGRDIERRVLARAIRYHLEDRVILNGRKTVVFMD; encoded by the coding sequence ATGTCCGACCACCAGTATGTCCTGACCCTGTCTTGCCCGGATCGTCCCGGAATCGTCTCGGCCGTCTCCACCTTCCTTGCCCATAACGGCCAGAACATTCTCGACGCCCAGCAGTTCGGCGACTTCGAGACGGGTCACTTCTTCATGCGCGTGGTGTTCACGGCCGCCGATCTCGCCGTGAATCTGCCGGCGCTGCAGACCGGCTTCGCGGCGATCGCCGAGCGCTTCTCCATGGATTGGCAGATGCGCGACCGCGCCGGGCAGCGCCGGGTCATGCTGCTGGTCTCCAAGTTCGACCACTGTCTGGTCGACATCCTCTATCGCTGGCGCACCCGCGATCTGTCGATGATCCCGACCGCGATCGTCTCCAACCATCCGCGCGAGACCTATGCCGGGCTCGATTTCGGCGACATTCCGTTCCACCACATGCCGGTCACCAAGGACACCAAGCGCGACCAGGAGCAGGCGATCCTGAAGCTGGTCGAGGAGACCAAGACCGATCTCGTGGTGCTCGCGCGCTACATGCAGATCCTGTCGGACGAGATGTCGGCGAGCCTGTCCGGCCGCTGCATCAACATCCACCACTCGTTCCTGCCGGGCTTCAAGGGTGCAAAGCCCTATCACCAGGCCTATGAGCGCGGCGTCAAGCTGATCGGTGCCACCGCGCATTACGTCACCCGCGACCTCGACGAAGGCCCGATCATCGACCAGGACGTCGAGCGCATCAGCCACCGCGACACGCCGGAGGATCTCGTGCGCAAGGGCCGCGACATCGAGCGCCGCGTTCTGGCGCGGGCGATCCGCTATCACCTCGAGGATCGCGTCATCCTCAACGGCCGCAAGACCGTCGTGTTCATGGACTGA
- a CDS encoding acyltransferase — translation MAQPPNSTSPGTHKLLGLELLRFLATISVLLWHYPHFAYVADAPAGLIRSELPFYRVLFPFYELGEYGVVIFWCISGFIFFWKYSALIPDGTVDGWTFFVNRLSRLYPLHLATLLLVAGLQAAYVAQHGYAFVYQSNDLAHFVAQLFMASDWLPPTGVSFNGPIWSVSIEVLVYAAFFAGLRFVTASPLLNLAMILAGIASGTLVGKCFVFFYAGGLAAMARQSVTDAWYRPKLETLAAGAVVGIPLVLWLSGVGLAERAAALLLIYTPMLLFVCTTPITLPRRIEDLLQVAGNMTYSCYLLHFPIQLVIALAFAAWGRPIPYGSQLFWIGFIGLTLSAAYLTYDWLEAPAQRLIRRALLRKNEAGRIAPAPLPHH, via the coding sequence ATGGCCCAGCCCCCAAACTCGACCTCGCCTGGGACTCACAAGCTGCTCGGATTGGAGCTGCTGCGCTTCCTCGCCACGATCTCGGTCCTGCTGTGGCACTACCCGCATTTCGCCTACGTCGCCGACGCGCCGGCCGGTCTCATCCGCAGCGAGTTGCCGTTCTATCGCGTGCTGTTCCCGTTCTATGAGCTCGGCGAGTACGGCGTCGTGATCTTCTGGTGCATCTCGGGCTTCATCTTCTTCTGGAAGTACAGCGCGCTCATCCCGGACGGCACGGTCGACGGCTGGACGTTCTTCGTCAACCGGCTCTCGCGGCTCTACCCGCTGCATCTCGCGACGCTGCTGCTGGTCGCGGGGCTGCAAGCCGCCTACGTCGCTCAGCACGGTTACGCGTTCGTGTACCAGAGCAACGATCTCGCCCATTTCGTCGCGCAGCTGTTCATGGCGAGCGACTGGCTGCCGCCAACCGGCGTCAGCTTCAACGGACCGATCTGGTCGGTCTCGATCGAGGTGCTGGTCTACGCCGCGTTCTTCGCAGGCTTGCGCTTCGTCACCGCCTCGCCGCTGTTGAACCTGGCGATGATCCTGGCGGGGATCGCAAGCGGCACGCTGGTCGGCAAATGTTTCGTGTTCTTCTATGCGGGCGGGCTCGCCGCGATGGCACGGCAGAGCGTTACCGATGCCTGGTATCGGCCAAAGCTCGAGACGCTCGCCGCGGGCGCCGTCGTCGGCATTCCCTTGGTACTCTGGCTGTCAGGCGTCGGGCTCGCGGAGCGGGCCGCGGCGCTGCTGCTGATTTATACGCCGATGCTGTTGTTCGTCTGCACAACGCCGATCACGCTGCCAAGGCGTATTGAAGACCTGCTGCAGGTCGCAGGCAACATGACCTATTCGTGCTATCTGCTGCACTTCCCGATCCAGCTGGTGATCGCGCTGGCCTTCGCGGCGTGGGGTCGACCGATCCCGTATGGCAGCCAGCTGTTCTGGATCGGCTTCATCGGGCTGACGCTGAGCGCGGCCTATCTCACCTATGACTGGCTCGAGGCGCCCGCCCAGCGGCTGATCCGCCGCGCCCTGCTGCGCAAAAACGAAGCGGGGCGGATTGCTCCGGCCCCGCTTCCACATCATTGA
- a CDS encoding caspase family protein — protein sequence MRRSLLLLLPLLAALIAPAASAQSRSQLGPLCTTETTPADQMIAACTKIIALKVFSGGQLATIYFWRAVGWNKKGDYAHVIADATEAIRLQPSQAVYNLRGSAYYDKGEDDIAIADFNDALKLGPPSATIYHNRGNAYRSKGDYAHALGDYDQAIKLSPREAYSWQNRGITKAAQGDLDGALSDINEAIRLNPSLASAMTNRSVIWRAKGNIERAIADGSEAVRLAQNPPANVMTPPGSVVIAALVHRALAYEAKGELDAAKSDYAAALKPTASDSGSKANQATAKVRLSLLSEPAPPPQRTDTQISPSSTAAAPIGQRMALVIGNGAYAHVQALPNPPRDARAIAKSLRDIGFTVVEGTDLDRAAMQAKTRDFLREAARAQVAVVFYAGHGVQIDGRNYLVPTDIAFGSGSNVTSAMVDMDQILAGLDDQVRTNILILDACRNNPFAPPEGAGTAASRSLSGSGLAAPSSLGTGATSGAGTLIAFATAPGKVALDGDGENSPFSAALSRHIGTPGLEVQQMLTRVRAEVVAGTKNRQVPWSNSSLLGEVYLATK from the coding sequence ATGCGCCGCTCGCTCCTGCTGCTCCTCCCGTTGTTGGCCGCCCTGATCGCGCCCGCAGCGTCCGCCCAATCCCGTTCGCAGCTCGGCCCGCTCTGCACCACCGAGACGACGCCAGCGGATCAGATGATCGCGGCCTGCACCAAGATCATCGCGTTGAAGGTGTTCTCCGGCGGCCAGCTCGCCACGATCTATTTCTGGCGCGCGGTCGGGTGGAACAAGAAAGGCGACTACGCTCATGTGATCGCGGACGCCACCGAGGCGATCCGGCTGCAGCCGTCGCAGGCGGTCTACAATCTCCGCGGCTCCGCCTATTACGACAAGGGCGAGGACGACATCGCCATCGCCGACTTCAACGACGCCCTCAAGCTTGGGCCGCCGAGCGCAACCATCTATCACAACCGCGGCAACGCCTATCGCTCCAAGGGCGACTACGCCCATGCGCTCGGCGATTACGACCAGGCCATCAAGCTCAGCCCGCGCGAAGCCTATAGCTGGCAGAACCGCGGCATCACCAAGGCCGCCCAGGGCGATCTGGACGGCGCACTGAGCGACATCAACGAAGCGATCCGGCTCAATCCATCGCTCGCCTCGGCGATGACCAACCGCTCGGTGATCTGGCGCGCCAAAGGCAACATCGAGCGCGCCATCGCCGATGGCTCCGAGGCGGTCCGGCTGGCGCAGAATCCGCCCGCCAATGTGATGACGCCGCCCGGCAGCGTCGTCATTGCCGCGCTGGTGCATCGCGCGCTCGCCTATGAGGCCAAGGGCGAGCTCGATGCCGCGAAGAGCGACTACGCGGCCGCGCTCAAGCCGACCGCGTCGGATTCCGGCAGCAAGGCTAACCAGGCCACCGCCAAGGTGCGGCTGTCGCTGCTGTCGGAGCCGGCCCCGCCGCCGCAACGGACGGACACGCAGATCTCACCGTCATCGACCGCCGCAGCGCCGATCGGACAACGCATGGCGCTGGTCATCGGCAACGGCGCCTATGCGCATGTGCAGGCCCTACCCAACCCGCCGCGGGATGCTCGCGCGATCGCCAAGAGCCTGCGCGATATCGGTTTCACCGTGGTGGAGGGTACCGATTTGGACCGGGCGGCCATGCAGGCCAAGACCCGCGACTTCCTGCGCGAAGCCGCGCGGGCGCAGGTCGCCGTCGTGTTCTATGCCGGGCATGGCGTGCAGATCGACGGCCGCAACTATCTTGTGCCCACAGACATCGCGTTCGGGTCGGGAAGCAACGTCACGTCAGCCATGGTCGACATGGACCAGATCCTCGCCGGGCTTGACGATCAGGTCCGCACCAACATCCTGATCCTCGATGCCTGCCGCAACAATCCGTTCGCGCCGCCGGAAGGCGCCGGCACTGCGGCAAGCCGGAGCCTGAGCGGCAGTGGCTTGGCCGCCCCATCCTCGCTCGGCACCGGTGCGACCTCGGGCGCCGGCACGCTGATCGCGTTTGCGACGGCTCCGGGCAAGGTCGCGCTCGACGGCGATGGCGAGAACAGCCCGTTTTCCGCGGCACTGTCGCGCCACATCGGCACGCCCGGGCTCGAGGTGCAGCAGATGCTGACGCGGGTGCGCGCCGAGGTCGTCGCCGGCACCAAAAACCGACAGGTGCCGTGGTCGAACTCCTCGCTGCTCGGCGAGGTCTATCTGGCGACGAAATAG